The DNA window CAATGTCTTGAGTATTTTTATTTACTTGTAAACCTAATACACTAACCTTTTCATGATTTTCTAATGCTAGAGTACCAACAGCTTTAGTTAATTGTGCATTTTCATTAACTTGTTTAGCTACTTCAGTTACACGATTATCTACTTTAGTAATATTTGTAACATTAGTATCTACTTTAGCATTTAGAGTGTTGATGTTTGTAGTATTTGTATTAACTTGGTTAGTTACTTTACTAATATTACTTGTGTTTGTATTAACTTGGTTAGTTACATTTGTAATATTAGTTGTATTTTGGTTAACAACATTATTGATATTAGCAATATTAGTTGTATTAGTATTAACTTGTTTAGATACGTCGTTAATAACTTTGCTATGTTCATCAACTTTGTTGATTACTTTTTGTACAGTTACATTAGTATTTTGAATTGCTTCAGCATTTTGCTTGATCGCTGCTTTGTTAATATTGATGTTTTCAGTATTATGTTTGATTGCTTCAGTATTAACAGAAACTTGGCTTTGAACATTTTTAATACGTTCTTCGTTAGCATTTGCTTTTTGAGTATTAGCATTAACTTGTTCTTTCACTTTGTTTACATCAGAACTTACATTTTGCAAGTTCTTAATTGCTTCAGTATTTTTGCCAACTTGATCTTTCAAGCCAGATACATCAGTTTTGATATTGTTGATTACAGTATTTTGGTTATTAACTTTTACGTCAATATCATTTACCTTGCTATCAATATTAGTTACTCTGCTATCGATATTAGTTACTTTATTGTTAATATTAGTAACTTTGTTATCAATATTTGTAACTTTAGCATCAATATTCTTCACATCGTTTTTAACGTTAGTAATATTGTTGTTTACAATATTGATTTTTTGATCAACTTTAGCATTGATGTTTGTGATATCAGCTTTTACTACTGTTACATCAGCTTTAATATTGTTTACATTCTTTTCAACGTTAACAACATTAGCTTTAATGTTATTAATATTGGAAGTATTATTTTGAATGTTTACAGTATTAGCTTGGATGTTGCTATTTTGAGCGTTAATGTTTTGAGTAATATTTTCTACTTTTTGAGCTACATTAACGATTGTAGTATTGCCTTTACCAACTTGACCTTTCAAGGATTCAATAGCTTGAGAGTTAGCATCAACTTTGCCAGTTAAGTTATTAATAGCAGTTGTATTAGATTCAATACGACCAGTATTAGCATTTACTTTAGCAGTTACATCTGTAATGTTAGCTGTATTACCAGCAACTTGTTTACTAATGTTTGCAATAGCTGTTGCATTGTTAGCAATGTTAGTTGTGTTATTTGTAACTTGTTTGCTTACATTAGCAATAGCTGCAGTGTTATTAGCAATGTTAGTAGTGTTGTTAGTTACATCTGTGCGGATAGCTTTGATATCTGCAGTGTTAACATCTACTTTATTGCTGATATTTGTCACATTAGCTTTAATGTCAGTAATAGCTTTGCTATTATCAACAATTGCTTTTGCGTTAGCATCAACCTTAACATTTACTTCATTAACTTTGTTGTTAATTGTGTTATTAATTACTGTATTGTTAGCTTCAATCTTAGCATTGATTGTGTTTTCAACATTAGTAACAGTTGTACCAACTTGGCCTTTTAATGCTTTGATAGCATCTTCATTAGCACTAATACGTGTAGAGTTATCTACAATGTTGCCTTGTAAGTAATCTAAACGTTGATCATGACGATCTACGCGACCTTTCAAACCATCAATATCACCTTTAATGCCATCAACTTTTACATTTACCTTGTTGATAGTGTTATTAATAGTTTTATTGTTTTCAGCAATCTTAACATCTACAGATTTATCAACTTTGTTAATGATTGTTTTGTTATTTTCGTTGATTGCATTTGTAATGTTTTTATTAATAACAGTGTTGTTATTAGTAATAGCAGTGTTGATATCGTTTCTAATTACTGTGTTGTTAGCTTCAATCTTGTTATTAATAGTAGATTCGATATTAGTGATAGTAGTACCAACTTTACCGTTCAATTCAGCAATAGCTTTTGCATTCTTGTCGATAGCAGCTTTGTTATTGCCAATCAATGTACGGTTTTCAATAGCGATTGTACCAGCTACATTGATGTCTTTTTCGTTTTGATCAACACGTTTAGTAAGACCATCTAAGTCACCTTTAATGCCGTCAACTTTAACATTTACATTGTTGATTGCTGTTGTATTGTTCGCAATATTTGTAGTATTTAGTTTAACACTATCTTCTACTGCAGTAATACGTGTAGAGTTATCTACAATGTTATCTTGTAAGTAGTCTAAACGTTGATCATGACGATCTACGCGACCTTTCAAGCCATCAATATCACCTTTAATACCATCAACTTTAACATTTACATTGTTAATTGTATTGTTAATTTCCTTGTTATTTTCAGTAATTGCATTTGTGATATTTTGATTAATTACAGTATTGTTAGCTTCAATCTTAGCATCGATATTTTTATTAATAACTACATTGTTTTCAGTAATTTTGTTATTAATAGTAGTTTCGATATTCTTAACTGTATTACCAACTTGACCTTTTAATTCATCGATAGCTTTTTTATTGTCGCCGATAAATTTACGGTTTTCAATTGCAATTGTACCAGCTACGTTGATGTCTTTAGTGTTTTTATCAACTTTAGCAGTAAGATCTTTCAAGTCACCTTTAACGCCGTCAACTTTTACATTTACATTGTTGATTGCTGTTGTATTGTTAGCAATATTAGTTGTGTTATTAGCAATATTTGTAGTATTATTTTCTACTTTACCATTGATATTAGTAATTTGTTTCTTAATATCGTTGATAACTGTAGAAGATTGACCTACTTGACCTTTTAACTCATCGATAGCTTTAGCATTGATGTTGATGTTTTTAGTGTTGTTAGCAATAGCAACTTTATTATCGCCAATGAATTGACGGTTTTCCATTGCAATTGTACCAACTACATTAATATCTTTTGCATTAGCTTTCACACCATCTTCAACTACGGAGATACGTGTAGAGTTATCAGCAATATTATCTTGTAAGTAGTCTAAACGTTGGTCATGACGATCTACACGACCTTTAAGACCATTCAAGTCACCTTTAACGCCATCAATCTTAACATTTACATCACCAATCTTATTATTGATTGTGTTGTTGATTTGTTTGTTATTTTCATTGATTTTTACATCGATGTTTTTATCAACTTTGTTAATAATTGTAGTGTTATTAGCATTGATTTTAGCATCAATGTTTTGATCTACTTTATTAATGATTGTTGTATTATTGCTGTTGATTTTATTATCAATATTTTGGTTGATAACAGTGTTGTTAGCTTCAATCTTAGTATCGATATTTTTATTAATAGTTACATTATTTTCTGTAATCTTGTTATTAATTGTAGTTTCGATATTTTTAATTGTAGTACCAACTTGACCTTTTAATGCTTTGATAGCATCTTCATTAGCACTAATACGTGTAGAGTTATCTACAATGTTGCCTTGTAAGTAATCTAAACGTTGATCATGACGATCTACACGTGCAGTAAGACCAGCTACATCACCTTTAACGCCATCAATCTTAACATTTACATCGCCAACTTTTTTGTTGATTGTATTGTTGATTTGAGTGTTATTTTCATTGATCTTTATATCAATATTTTTATCAACTTTGTTAATGATTGTAGTGTTATTAGCATTGATTTTAGCGTCAATGTTTTGATCTACTTTATTAATGATTGTTGTGTTATTGCTATTGATTTTATTATCAATATTTTGGTTGATAACAGTGTTGTTAGCTTCAATCTTATTATCGATAGTTTTATTAATTACTGTATTGTTTTCGTTGATTTTATTAGTAATTGTATTTTCGATATTTGTGATTTGATTGCCAACATGACCTTTTAATTCATCAATAGCTTTTTTGTTAGCACCGATAAGTGTACGGTTTTCGATAGCAATTGTGCCTGCTACGTTGATGTCTTTAGTATTTTGATCAACGCGTTTAGTAAGACCATCTAAATCGCCCTTAACACCATCAATTTTTTGATTAACTTTAATGTTATTAGCATTAATCTTAACATCGATGTTATTGTCTACTTTATTAAGAATTGTAGTGTTATTAGTTTCAATCTTAGCATCGATATTTTTGTTGATTACTGTGTTGTTTTCATTAATCTTATTAGTAATTGTATTTTCGATGTTAGTGATTTGTGTACCAACATGGCCTTTTAACTCGTTGATTGCTTTTTCATTGTTGGAAATACGAGTAGAGTTAGCTTCGATACGTTTACTATTATCTGCAATCGCTTTAGCATTAACTTCAGTCTTAGCATTTACATTATTAATGTTATTGTTAATAACTGTGTTATTTTTTTCAATCTTAGCATCAATATTACCATCTACTTTGTTAATGATTGTAGTATTATTAGCTTCAATCTTCTTATTGATTGTAGTTTCAATATTGGTAATTTGTGTGCCAACATGACCTTTTAACTCATCGATAGCTTTTTGGTTTGCACCGATAAGTGTGCGGTTTTCCATTGCAATTGTGCCAACTACATTAATGTCTTTTGTATTAGCTTTTACACCATCTTCAACAATAGAGATTCTTGTGGAGTTATCTGCAATGTTGTCTTGCAAGTAGTCTAAACGTTGATCATGGCGATCTACACGACCTTTAAGACCATCCAAGTCGCCTTTAACACCGTCAACTTTTACATTAACATTATTAATTGCAGTTGCATTCGCTTCAACTTTACTATTGATATTAGTGATATTGTTTTTAATATCTTTAATATCTACTTGAACATTACCAATATTTTGACCAACTTTACCTTTCAAATCAGCAATATCTTTAGTGTTGATATTAACTTGATTTTGAGTGTTAGCTACATCAGTTTTAATAGTTTTATTGTCTTGTTCAAGCGCCTGGATGCGACCTTCATGATCAACTAAAACTTTACCTTGATTATCAACTTTAGTTTTTAATTCAGTAATTGCAGTCGCATTTTTATTGATATTTGTAGTGTTATTAGTGATGTTAGTAGTATTAGCATCAACTTTTGCGCTTACATTATTTACAGTATTATTAATATTTGTAATATCAGTTTTAACGGCATTGATCTTAGTATCAACATCATTGTTTACTTTATTAATAATAGTTGTGTTGTTAGCTTCAATTTTAGAATTAATTGTTTTGTTAACTTCACTAATAATGTTAGTTTTGCTATCGTTGATTTTAACATCTACATTGTGATTAACTTCGTTGATAATCTTAGTATTATTTTCATTAATCTTATTATCAATTGTAGTGTTAATATTATTGATTGTTGTGCCAACTTTACCTTTCAATTCATCGATGGCTTTTTTGTTATCGTTGATAGCTTTTTTGTTATCACCGATAAATTTACGGTTTTCCATGATGAAAGTATTATTAGCATCAATATTTTGTGTGTTAGTTTCAACTTTAGCAGTTAAATCAGCAATAGATTTACTATTATTGTTAACATTAACAGTTAGATTATCAATTGCTTTTTTATTGTTGTTAACTTTAATATCAACATTGTTGATATTTTGATTGAGTTCATTTTTAACATTAGAAATGTTAGTGTTCAACTCATTTTTCGTATTATTAATATTTGTTTTAATATCATTAATCTTAACATCTACATCCTTATTAACATTATTAATAATAGTAGTGTTGTTATTTTCAATCTTCTCATCAACTTTGTTCAAAATTGTAGTGTTATTATTTTGAACTGCAGTATTAATATTTTGATTTACTTGATTAATAATATTAGTATTATTAGCTTCAATATGTTTTTTTACACTAGCATCAATGTTAGTATTTACATTATTAACAACATTATTTGTGATATTAGTAATTTTATTATCAATTTTTACATCAATATCGTTATTAATTTTAGTAAATTTAGCATCAATATTATTGTTAATATTTGTGATGTCTTGTTGAATGTTAGTGATTTGAGTGCCGACTTTACCTTTTAATCCTTCAATATCTTTGCTATTTTTATCAACTTTAGCATTGATATTTGTAATATTAGCATTGATTTTATTAATGTCAGTTTTTACACTCTCAACCTTATTATTAACAGTATTAATATTAGTAGTATTGATATCTACCTTTTTATTTACAACGTTAATGTTATGTGTATTTTTCTTAACATTTTCAACATCAGTAGTTACAACTGTATAGTAGTTATTAATTACTGTATTACCAGTGGAACCGCCTTTTTTAGGGATTTGTTGTTGCTGCTGTTGT is part of the Veillonella sp. genome and encodes:
- a CDS encoding ESPR-type extended signal peptide-containing protein is translated as MNKVFKVVWSATKHAYVVTSELAKSHQKSATTIVAAVILAASFSGGVANASSPEDWARADLIGSQRWLTPDQNAWGHMQDQHQVDPQQLDQQQQQQQQQWQQQEPQQQQQQQQQRRQRPQVPQQQQQWQQQVPQQQQQQQIPKKGGSTGNTVINNYYTVVTTDVENVKKNTHNINVVNKKVDINTTNINTVNNKVESVKTDINKINANITNINAKVDKNSKDIEGLKGKVGTQITNIQQDITNINNNIDAKFTKINNDIDVKIDNKITNITNNVVNNVNTNIDASVKKHIEANNTNIINQVNQNINTAVQNNNTTILNKVDEKIENNNTTIINNVNKDVDVKINDIKTNINNTKNELNTNISNVKNELNQNINNVDIKVNNNKKAIDNLTVNVNNNSKSIADLTAKVETNTQNIDANNTFIMENRKFIGDNKKAINDNKKAIDELKGKVGTTINNINTTIDNKINENNTKIINEVNHNVDVKINDSKTNIISEVNKTINSKIEANNTTIINKVNNDVDTKINAVKTDITNINNTVNNVSAKVDANTTNITNNTTNINKNATAITELKTKVDNQGKVLVDHEGRIQALEQDNKTIKTDVANTQNQVNINTKDIADLKGKVGQNIGNVQVDIKDIKNNITNINSKVEANATAINNVNVKVDGVKGDLDGLKGRVDRHDQRLDYLQDNIADNSTRISIVEDGVKANTKDINVVGTIAMENRTLIGANQKAIDELKGHVGTQITNIETTINKKIEANNTTIINKVDGNIDAKIEKNNTVINNNINNVNAKTEVNAKAIADNSKRIEANSTRISNNEKAINELKGHVGTQITNIENTITNKINENNTVINKNIDAKIETNNTTILNKVDNNIDVKINANNIKVNQKIDGVKGDLDGLTKRVDQNTKDINVAGTIAIENRTLIGANKKAIDELKGHVGNQITNIENTITNKINENNTVINKTIDNKIEANNTVINQNIDNKINSNNTTIINKVDQNIDAKINANNTTIINKVDKNIDIKINENNTQINNTINKKVGDVNVKIDGVKGDVAGLTARVDRHDQRLDYLQGNIVDNSTRISANEDAIKALKGQVGTTIKNIETTINNKITENNVTINKNIDTKIEANNTVINQNIDNKINSNNTTIINKVDQNIDAKINANNTTIINKVDKNIDVKINENNKQINNTINNKIGDVNVKIDGVKGDLNGLKGRVDRHDQRLDYLQDNIADNSTRISVVEDGVKANAKDINVVGTIAMENRQFIGDNKVAIANNTKNININAKAIDELKGQVGQSSTVINDIKKQITNINGKVENNTTNIANNTTNIANNTTAINNVNVKVDGVKGDLKDLTAKVDKNTKDINVAGTIAIENRKFIGDNKKAIDELKGQVGNTVKNIETTINNKITENNVVINKNIDAKIEANNTVINQNITNAITENNKEINNTINNVNVKVDGIKGDIDGLKGRVDRHDQRLDYLQDNIVDNSTRITAVEDSVKLNTTNIANNTTAINNVNVKVDGIKGDLDGLTKRVDQNEKDINVAGTIAIENRTLIGNNKAAIDKNAKAIAELNGKVGTTITNIESTINNKIEANNTVIRNDINTAITNNNTVINKNITNAINENNKTIINKVDKSVDVKIAENNKTINNTINKVNVKVDGIKGDIDGLKGRVDRHDQRLDYLQGNIVDNSTRISANEDAIKALKGQVGTTVTNVENTINAKIEANNTVINNTINNKVNEVNVKVDANAKAIVDNSKAITDIKANVTNISNKVDVNTADIKAIRTDVTNNTTNIANNTAAIANVSKQVTNNTTNIANNATAIANISKQVAGNTANITDVTAKVNANTGRIESNTTAINNLTGKVDANSQAIESLKGQVGKGNTTIVNVAQKVENITQNINAQNSNIQANTVNIQNNTSNINNIKANVVNVEKNVNNIKADVTVVKADITNINAKVDQKINIVNNNITNVKNDVKNIDAKVTNIDNKVTNINNKVTNIDSRVTNIDSKVNDIDVKVNNQNTVINNIKTDVSGLKDQVGKNTEAIKNLQNVSSDVNKVKEQVNANTQKANANEERIKNVQSQVSVNTEAIKHNTENININKAAIKQNAEAIQNTNVTVQKVINKVDEHSKVINDVSKQVNTNTTNIANINNVVNQNTTNITNVTNQVNTNTSNISKVTNQVNTNTTNINTLNAKVDTNVTNITKVDNRVTEVAKQVNENAQLTKAVGTLALENHEKVSVLGLQVNKNTQDIADVNTKVDENVTLTKNIGAIALENNEKVNVLGLQVNKNTQDISTLAEAANYSLKASNIALQDHATLVQHDAQIAENSRRISSVERDVKVVGANAAALAALKPIEYHEGQKAQIMAAVGTYKGKTSTALGVAHYANPDLLIHAGAAYGGDHSVMANAGVTIGIGNAPTAPKASPATVKVLEDQVADLQAQNKEIRELLDKVIAQQPQQAPKTAVKTTK